The Hordeum vulgare subsp. vulgare chromosome 4H, MorexV3_pseudomolecules_assembly, whole genome shotgun sequence genomic interval CGCCACCCGCCATGGCGATGCCGCAGGCACCCTCCGTAGGTACGTGAGCTTCTGGATCTGACCAGCGCGCCCGTAATCCTCCTCCCACTCCTCCTCGTTGGTCCTGACGCTTAGCGGTACTGGTTTTCCGAGCAGGGGATCCGCTCTACGACGAGCTCTCGCACGCCTGCGCCGGCCCGCTCGTCACTGCCTCGCGCGTCGGGGACCTCGTCTTCTACTTCCCGCAGGGGCACATCGAGCAGGTCGGTCAAGCCCGCCTCCCTTCCTCCTCGCTTAATTCCACCCCCGCCTCGCGATTTGGCGCGGGGAGGTCCTTTTGCTTCGGTTCGCGCGCTGAATTTCCTTGCTCTCGCGTTGTTTCTTTGGTTTTCTAGGTGGAGGCCTCCATGAACCAGGTCGCCGGCAACCAGATGCGCCTCTACGATCTGCCGCCCAAGCTGCTCTGTCGGGTCATCAACATCGAGCTCAAGGTGCCCGCTTACCCCCCACCCACTCCCCTTGCTCAATTTCCCTCCCGCTTTCGTACAATTTCCTCGGCCTTTTGTGTGCTCCGAAATTCAAGTCGGTCAGCTATTTTTTTATGGGGGGATTTTGGCAGGCGGAGGCGGACATCGACAAGGTATACGCGCAGGTCATACTCATGCTGGAGCTGGAGGTAAGCTCTAGCGTGAATTTCACCGGGTTCATTGATGTGTTTCTCGGTTGGTGGACTCCTGCGATTGTAGTTCATTGATGTGTTTCATCAAGACCAAATTGATTATCCGCTCGATCTAGGCCTAGAAACTTGTGGTGGCCAGGAATTCATTCTAATTGGGACTGTATTAtactattttttttttctgtttctggTGTGTGCTAATAGTAGCAGCATTTGGATTGCGAATTGCTTCTTCTTATGTTACAAAATACAAACTTTCAGCTCATTTTTTTTCCTTCAATTTAAAGTGAGTAATTTTCGGGAAGTTGGTTCCGAGCTCGTGCTTCCCAGAATCCCATGCTAATAGAATCAATCAATAGGTTCTTGGCTTTATGTCTAATATTCATAGCTTCTGAATCAGTAGCTTCCACTGCTAAGGTGATTAGATAGCTCTTATATGAACTTGTGTTTCTCAGTTAGAGTATAAAGCTGGATAATAGAAATAAAAACTTGACATTAGCGAAACAAGTTATTTGTGTTGTT includes:
- the LOC123447369 gene encoding auxin response factor 4-like, whose translation is MPPPAMAMPQAPSVGDPLYDELSHACAGPLVTASRVGDLVFYFPQGHIEQVEASMNQVAGNQMRLYDLPPKLLCRVINIELKAEADIDKVYAQVILMLELEVSSSVNFTGFIDQVVVAYIMFTQCFYADLNIQSPPSIYPPKRYCDVTGFGGLGPCSTSIKTDEKEIKELAKRINDLCARWSLSWYKEIFKS